In Erythrobacter sp. F6033, a single genomic region encodes these proteins:
- a CDS encoding FecR domain-containing protein, translated as MMALNCSRGALLAAAALFGLHTPAAAQENDTIDYTIRQGDTLIGLASKYFTNTSVIGQVMVLNQIRDPRRLPIGKVLKLPRDILKSKPEPVRVLHVSGDVTVNRNGSSVSAKQNDTIGAGAVITTGAREFITLGGTGASKISLPSNSSIRIRGAKRYIINEAIDFDVQVLRGRSAIEAPKLKRDERYNVSTPRAVTAVRGTKFRVAFDEAKETSLTEVTEGVVSVASAGSETSLPEKFGISAFLQGLGETEALLSAPKLIDPAKTQTGEKVTFQIQPLDNAKAYRTQIARDQSFIEIIAEGVSEDLEITFDDLPDGRLRVRSRAIAESGLEGLPIEDGFRRKRVGAAAGIEESPFADAFKFVWLSEGEGNSFGAFQLWNVETPEVLVVDEVGLQSNGLYVSNLKPGKYAWRQATFQILKEEMVNGELKPSEIIKVWTPALTFDVDE; from the coding sequence ATGATGGCACTGAATTGCTCGAGGGGAGCGCTGCTCGCTGCGGCCGCGTTATTTGGCCTCCACACGCCTGCCGCAGCGCAGGAAAACGATACGATCGATTATACGATCCGGCAGGGCGACACTCTGATCGGTTTGGCAAGCAAGTATTTCACCAATACGAGCGTGATCGGCCAGGTCATGGTGCTCAACCAAATCCGCGACCCGCGCCGATTGCCAATCGGCAAAGTGCTCAAACTGCCGCGCGATATTCTGAAGTCCAAGCCCGAACCGGTTCGGGTTTTGCACGTGTCCGGCGACGTTACAGTCAACCGCAATGGATCGAGCGTCAGCGCGAAACAGAACGATACTATCGGTGCAGGCGCAGTCATCACGACTGGTGCCCGAGAGTTTATTACTCTCGGAGGTACCGGCGCATCCAAGATTTCACTGCCGTCTAACTCTTCAATCCGCATCCGCGGCGCCAAACGCTACATCATTAACGAAGCGATCGATTTCGATGTGCAAGTGCTGCGCGGTCGGAGTGCGATAGAGGCCCCAAAACTCAAGCGTGACGAGCGTTACAATGTTAGCACGCCGCGCGCGGTTACCGCCGTTCGCGGGACGAAATTCCGCGTCGCCTTTGATGAGGCTAAAGAAACCTCGCTCACAGAAGTGACCGAAGGCGTTGTTTCCGTTGCCAGCGCTGGCAGCGAAACGTCGCTCCCCGAAAAATTCGGAATTTCTGCGTTTCTTCAAGGGCTTGGCGAAACCGAAGCCCTGCTGTCTGCCCCCAAATTGATTGATCCGGCCAAGACCCAAACAGGCGAAAAAGTTACGTTTCAGATTCAACCTCTGGACAATGCTAAAGCGTATCGCACGCAAATTGCGCGCGATCAGAGCTTCATTGAAATCATCGCCGAGGGCGTTTCGGAAGACTTGGAGATCACTTTCGACGATCTACCGGATGGCCGCTTGCGTGTGCGAAGCAGGGCCATCGCGGAAAGCGGATTGGAGGGCCTGCCGATTGAGGATGGCTTCCGCAGAAAACGCGTCGGGGCGGCGGCGGGGATTGAAGAATCGCCCTTTGCCGATGCATTCAAATTCGTCTGGCTGTCCGAAGGAGAGGGGAACTCCTTCGGCGCCTTCCAGCTTTGGAACGTAGAGACCCCTGAAGTTCTGGTGGTTGATGAGGTGGGACTTCAATCGAACGGACTTTACGTCAGCAATCTAAAACCCGGTAAGTACGCATGGCGTCAGGCGACATTTCAAATCCTTAAGGAAGAAATGGTCAACGGCGAGCTAAAGCCGAGCGAGATCATCAAGGTGTGGACTCCAGCGCTCACGTTCGACGTAGACGAATAG